One window of the Pseudomonas sihuiensis genome contains the following:
- the ydiJ gene encoding D-2-hydroxyglutarate dehydrogenase YdiJ, with the protein MIAKVAPPAALTRHYRAFLDSLMQAGFQGEIASDHGSRTVLATDNSIYQRLPQAALFPLHDEDVRLLASLAAQPQYRDIVLTPRGGGTGTNGQSLTSGVVVDLSRHMNRILEIDADNRRVRVQAGVVKDQLNAALKPHGLFFAPELSTSNRATIGGMINTDASGQGSCTYGKTRDHVLQLQTILLGGERLYSAPVSEDELQKVLQDDSRCGEVYRAVLHVHEQHAGLIEQRFPKLNRCLTGYDLAHIRDADGRFNLNNILCGSEGSLGFIVEATLNVLPIPKHSVLVNVSYASFMDALRDAQALMAMAPLSIETVDSRVLNLAMKDIVWHDVAEYFPANPAIPTQGINLVEFSSEDAALLDEQVERFTAHLASDASVQRLGHTIARGSAAVASVYNMRKRSVGLLGNVDGEARPQPFVEDTAVPPEALADYIAEFRALLDGYQLQYGMFGHVDAGVLHVRPMLDMKDPAQVALIRPISDGVAALTHKYGGLLWGEHGKGLRSEYAPRFFGDLYPALQAIKSAFDPDNQLNPGKIATPLAAGSELTKVDEVPLRGDLDRQIDERVWSSYGAAMHCNGNGACYNYDPNDAMCPSWKATRERTQSPKGRASLLREWLRLQEQAGVDVLDASQQLRNTSPLRGLTGRVRNTLSKRRGDEDFSHEVFEAMSGCLACKSCAGQCPVKVNVPEFRSRFLELYHSRYLRPLKDYLIGSLEFSIPYFAKLPWLYNGLMQLNISQAMLRRYAGMIDSPLLSRFDMKATLERWDVLEATPENLRRLPAAQRERSVILVQDAFTRYFDTEVLADLIEVLSRLGVQVLLAPFLPNGKPLQVLGFLGAFEKAARRNAAMLNALSGHGVQLVGLDPAMTLVYRQEYHKLLGDAAPKVLLPQEWLAQQLDKLPADVVNPGEDYYLLGHCTEKTNAPAATALWVQVFQHLGLNLKSLPLGCCGMSGTYGHEAANRQTSERIYDLSWRERVEGDIDPARLLANGYSCRSQAERLSSQSLPHPIQALKRHLCRP; encoded by the coding sequence ATGATTGCCAAAGTAGCTCCACCGGCAGCGCTCACGAGGCACTACCGCGCCTTTCTCGACTCGCTCATGCAGGCTGGCTTCCAGGGGGAAATAGCCTCCGATCATGGCAGCCGCACCGTACTGGCGACCGACAACTCGATCTACCAGCGCCTGCCACAAGCGGCGCTTTTCCCCTTACACGACGAAGACGTGCGCCTGCTGGCCAGTCTGGCCGCGCAGCCGCAGTACCGCGACATCGTCCTAACCCCGCGCGGTGGCGGTACTGGTACCAACGGCCAGTCGCTGACAAGTGGCGTAGTGGTGGACCTGTCACGACATATGAATCGCATCCTCGAGATCGACGCCGACAACCGCCGCGTGCGGGTGCAGGCCGGTGTGGTCAAAGATCAGCTCAACGCCGCGCTCAAGCCGCACGGGCTGTTCTTCGCCCCGGAGCTGTCGACCTCTAACCGCGCCACCATCGGCGGCATGATCAACACCGACGCCAGCGGCCAGGGCAGTTGCACCTATGGCAAGACACGTGATCATGTGCTGCAACTGCAGACCATCCTGCTCGGCGGCGAGCGCCTGTACAGTGCCCCGGTCAGCGAGGACGAGCTGCAAAAGGTTCTGCAGGACGACAGCCGCTGTGGCGAGGTATACCGCGCCGTGCTCCATGTACACGAGCAACACGCCGGGCTGATTGAACAACGTTTTCCCAAGCTCAACCGCTGCCTGACCGGCTACGACCTGGCGCATATCCGCGACGCCGATGGCCGCTTCAACCTCAACAATATTCTCTGTGGCTCAGAAGGATCGCTCGGCTTTATCGTCGAGGCGACCCTCAACGTACTGCCGATCCCGAAGCACTCGGTGCTGGTGAATGTGTCCTACGCCAGCTTTATGGACGCGCTCAGAGATGCCCAGGCACTGATGGCCATGGCACCGCTGTCCATCGAAACGGTGGATTCGCGGGTGCTCAATCTGGCGATGAAAGACATCGTCTGGCATGACGTGGCCGAGTACTTCCCGGCCAATCCGGCCATCCCGACACAAGGCATTAACCTGGTGGAGTTCAGCAGTGAAGACGCCGCGTTGCTGGATGAGCAGGTCGAGCGCTTCACCGCACACCTGGCCAGCGATGCCAGCGTGCAGCGCCTCGGCCACACCATTGCCCGAGGTTCAGCCGCCGTGGCCAGCGTATACAACATGCGCAAACGCTCGGTGGGCCTGCTCGGCAACGTGGACGGCGAAGCGCGCCCGCAACCCTTTGTCGAGGACACGGCTGTGCCACCCGAGGCACTGGCCGACTACATCGCCGAGTTCCGCGCCCTGCTCGACGGCTATCAGCTGCAGTACGGCATGTTTGGTCACGTCGATGCCGGCGTGCTGCACGTGCGCCCGATGCTGGACATGAAAGACCCTGCCCAGGTGGCGCTGATCCGCCCAATCAGCGATGGCGTGGCCGCCCTCACCCACAAATACGGCGGCCTGCTCTGGGGCGAACACGGCAAGGGCCTGCGTTCGGAATACGCGCCGCGCTTCTTCGGCGATCTGTACCCGGCACTGCAGGCGATCAAGAGCGCCTTCGACCCGGACAACCAGCTCAACCCCGGCAAGATCGCCACGCCGCTGGCGGCTGGCAGCGAGCTGACCAAGGTCGACGAAGTGCCGCTGCGCGGCGACCTCGACCGGCAGATCGACGAGCGCGTGTGGAGCAGCTACGGCGCGGCAATGCACTGCAACGGCAACGGCGCCTGCTACAACTATGATCCCAACGACGCCATGTGCCCGTCGTGGAAGGCCACCCGCGAGCGCACCCAGTCGCCCAAAGGGCGCGCCTCGCTGCTGCGTGAATGGCTGCGCCTGCAGGAGCAGGCCGGTGTCGATGTACTCGACGCCAGCCAACAGCTGCGCAATACATCGCCGCTACGCGGCCTCACCGGCCGCGTACGCAACACCCTGAGCAAACGCCGCGGCGATGAGGACTTCTCCCACGAAGTGTTCGAGGCCATGTCGGGCTGCCTGGCGTGCAAATCCTGTGCAGGGCAATGCCCGGTCAAGGTCAACGTGCCGGAGTTCCGCTCGCGCTTCCTAGAGCTGTACCACAGCCGCTACCTGCGCCCGTTGAAGGACTATCTGATCGGCTCGCTGGAGTTCAGCATCCCCTATTTCGCCAAACTGCCATGGCTCTACAACGGCCTGATGCAGCTGAATATTAGCCAAGCAATGCTGCGCCGCTACGCCGGCATGATCGACAGCCCGCTGCTCAGCCGATTCGACATGAAGGCGACGCTAGAACGCTGGGACGTACTTGAGGCCACGCCGGAAAACCTGCGCCGGCTGCCTGCGGCGCAACGCGAACGTAGCGTGATCCTGGTACAGGATGCCTTCACCCGCTACTTCGACACCGAGGTGCTGGCGGATCTGATCGAGGTGCTCTCACGCCTGGGCGTGCAGGTACTGCTCGCGCCCTTTCTGCCCAACGGCAAGCCGCTGCAGGTACTGGGTTTCCTTGGGGCCTTCGAGAAGGCCGCGCGTCGGAATGCAGCAATGCTCAACGCGTTGAGTGGCCATGGCGTGCAACTGGTGGGCCTGGACCCAGCCATGACACTGGTCTACCGCCAGGAGTACCACAAGCTCCTGGGCGATGCGGCGCCCAAAGTGCTGCTGCCGCAGGAATGGCTGGCGCAGCAGTTGGACAAGCTGCCCGCCGACGTGGTCAACCCTGGAGAAGACTACTACCTGCTGGGCCACTGCACAGAGAAGACCAACGCTCCGGCAGCGACGGCACTGTGGGTTCAGGTGTTCCAGCACCTAGGGCTGAACCTCAAAAGCCTGCCGCTGGGCTGCTGCGGCATGTCCGGCACCTATGGGCACGAGGCGGCGAACAGGCAGACGTCCGAGCGGATCTACGACCTGTCCTGGCGCGAGCGGGTCGAAGGCGACATCGACCCCGCACGCCTGCTGGCCAACGGCTATTCCTGCCGCAGCCAGGCCGAGCGCCTCAGCTCGCAGTCCCTGCCCCACCCTATACAGGCGCTTAAACGGCACTTGTGCCGGCCCTGA
- the hglS gene encoding 2-oxoadipate dioxygenase/decarboxylase HglS, with protein MSKPAFIDPSEIRAQFSRAMSDMYKAEVPLYGDLLQLVEQVNQQVLQDSPEIAEQLQHSGELERLAMERHGAIRVGTASELATISRLFAVMGMQPVGYYDLSPAGVPVHSTAFRAVHEAALQHSPFRVFTSLLRLELIDNPELRDLAARLLAKRNIFTPRALQLIEQCEADGGLNEADAREFVTQALETFRWHTQATVSAAEYDQLHAQHRLIADVVAFKGPHINHLTPRTLDIDEIQAGMPTRGITPKAVIEGPPRRRCPILLRQTSFKALQEKVAFTDQQGADGSHTARFGEIEQRGAALTPKGRALYDQLLNAARAELKEAPNEHNAALYGELLAKHFRAFPDSYAQMRTEGLAYFRYSVTEQGRAASERPQTLEALIAAGHIRFDPLVYEDFLPVSAAGIFQSNLGDNAQASYAISSNQADFHLALGAEVLDELQLYAATEHRSLDECRAILGLAIL; from the coding sequence ATGAGCAAACCGGCGTTCATCGATCCATCCGAGATTCGCGCGCAGTTCTCTCGCGCCATGTCCGATATGTACAAAGCGGAAGTCCCACTCTATGGAGATCTCCTGCAGTTGGTCGAACAAGTCAACCAGCAGGTGCTGCAAGACAGCCCCGAAATCGCCGAACAGTTGCAACACAGCGGCGAACTGGAGCGCCTGGCCATGGAACGTCACGGCGCCATCCGTGTCGGCACCGCCAGTGAGCTGGCCACCATAAGTCGCCTGTTCGCAGTGATGGGCATGCAGCCCGTGGGTTACTACGACCTCAGCCCGGCTGGCGTACCGGTCCACTCCACGGCCTTCCGCGCGGTGCATGAGGCCGCCCTGCAGCACAGCCCGTTCCGCGTGTTCACCTCACTGCTGCGCCTGGAGCTGATCGACAACCCCGAGCTGCGTGACCTGGCCGCGCGCCTGCTGGCCAAGCGCAATATCTTCACGCCGCGAGCGCTGCAACTGATCGAGCAGTGTGAGGCCGATGGTGGTCTGAATGAGGCGGACGCCAGGGAGTTCGTGACCCAGGCCCTGGAGACCTTCCGCTGGCACACCCAGGCCACCGTCAGTGCCGCCGAGTACGACCAACTGCACGCCCAGCACCGCTTGATCGCCGACGTGGTGGCATTCAAGGGGCCACACATCAATCACCTGACCCCGCGCACCCTGGACATCGACGAGATCCAGGCCGGCATGCCCACCCGCGGCATCACGCCGAAGGCCGTGATCGAAGGTCCGCCCCGTCGCCGTTGCCCGATCCTGCTGCGCCAGACCAGCTTCAAGGCGCTGCAGGAGAAGGTCGCCTTCACCGACCAGCAGGGCGCCGACGGCAGCCACACCGCCCGCTTCGGCGAGATCGAACAGCGCGGCGCGGCTCTGACCCCTAAAGGCCGCGCCCTTTACGACCAATTGCTCAATGCCGCCCGCGCCGAGCTCAAGGAAGCCCCCAACGAGCACAACGCAGCGCTGTATGGTGAGCTGCTGGCAAAGCACTTCCGCGCCTTCCCCGACAGCTACGCGCAGATGCGCACCGAAGGCCTGGCGTATTTCCGCTACAGCGTTACCGAACAGGGCCGCGCCGCTAGCGAGCGTCCGCAGACCCTGGAGGCACTGATAGCCGCCGGCCATATCCGCTTCGATCCGCTGGTATATGAAGACTTCCTGCCGGTCAGCGCGGCGGGGATCTTCCAGTCCAACCTCGGCGACAACGCCCAGGCTAGCTACGCGATCAGCTCCAACCAGGCGGACTTCCATCTCGCCCTCGGCGCAGAGGTACTCGACGAGTTGCAGCTCTATGCCGCCACCGAGCATCGCTCGCTCGATGAGTGTCGTGCCATCCTTGGCCTAGCGATACTCTGA
- a CDS encoding DUF3422 domain-containing protein, with amino-acid sequence MHPFRTALHDELHARPSIYFNEPAHIYHLTLLECSDALDSIVETLDDLAADALQGLVSLDGYATKWERHTEFLSLTMVVPKQAHAEFWPPLPESLAALIRGHEELLIECSQVLVESAEEWGGSTGRYGFRDPCGSQVGAGDAVIWSDFRLTPDGVNRILLVNHNLNAYRLGRMVRRLLEIETYRMMASLTLPVAKDVARELRNYERKLTELSDQNAHSSSDARQILKSISDLSSRIVRLTARTRQRFSATEAYAQIVFERIAELRESHVLGRQRLGVFIERRFRPTVRYCSATHQRMERVKESVANLGELLQTRVQVEVEEQNGAILHSLNERATTQIKIQKAVEGLSIIAISYYLLSLLKLLYEGARSLGLDLSPRDASLYAAPVVVLVLGTIIRRIRKAQRE; translated from the coding sequence ATGCATCCCTTTCGCACCGCACTGCACGACGAGCTGCACGCGCGCCCCTCAATCTATTTCAACGAGCCGGCACATATCTATCACCTGACCCTGCTCGAATGCAGCGATGCGCTGGATAGCATCGTCGAAACCCTTGACGACCTGGCTGCGGATGCCCTGCAAGGACTGGTCAGCCTGGATGGATACGCGACCAAGTGGGAGCGGCACACCGAGTTCCTCTCCCTCACCATGGTCGTACCCAAGCAGGCTCACGCGGAGTTCTGGCCGCCGCTGCCGGAGAGCCTCGCCGCCCTGATCCGAGGGCACGAGGAGCTGCTGATCGAATGCTCGCAGGTGCTGGTGGAGTCCGCCGAGGAATGGGGAGGCAGCACCGGGCGCTATGGGTTCAGGGATCCCTGCGGCTCGCAGGTCGGCGCCGGCGACGCTGTGATCTGGAGCGATTTCCGCCTGACACCGGATGGAGTCAATCGCATCCTCCTGGTCAACCATAACCTCAATGCCTACCGCCTGGGGCGCATGGTACGCCGCCTGCTGGAGATCGAGACCTACCGTATGATGGCCTCGCTCACCCTGCCGGTGGCCAAGGATGTCGCGAGGGAACTGCGGAATTACGAGCGCAAGCTCACCGAACTGTCCGACCAGAACGCTCATTCCAGCAGCGACGCCCGGCAGATCCTAAAGAGCATCTCTGACCTTTCTTCGCGCATCGTTCGTCTGACCGCCAGGACCCGCCAGCGCTTTAGCGCCACCGAGGCCTATGCGCAGATCGTCTTCGAGCGCATCGCCGAGCTGCGCGAGAGCCACGTGCTGGGCCGCCAGCGTCTAGGCGTGTTTATCGAACGGCGCTTCCGCCCGACCGTACGCTACTGCTCGGCCACACATCAGCGTATGGAACGGGTCAAAGAGAGCGTGGCCAATCTCGGCGAACTGCTGCAGACCCGCGTACAGGTCGAGGTCGAGGAACAGAACGGCGCCATCCTGCACAGCCTCAACGAACGCGCCACCACCCAGATCAAGATCCAGAAAGCAGTCGAGGGGCTATCGATCATCGCCATCAGCTACTACCTGCTGAGCCTGCTCAAGCTGCTCTATGAAGGCGCGCGCAGCCTCGGCCTAGACCTATCGCCGCGTGACGCCAGTCTCTACGCCGCACCTGTAGTGGTGCTGGTGCTAGGCACCATCATCCGTCGCATCAGGAAGGCTCAGCGCGAGTAG
- a CDS encoding antirestriction protein ArdA: MSEHIRIYVADLAAYNAGHLHGVWIDASLELDDIQAQVDAILAVSPVEGAEEYAIHDFEGFDGYRLGEYEGLESAHEIACFIEEYPEFGGALLAHFNDLEHARKAAEEDYCGCHASLADYAQELTEETTSIPPHLAMYIDYRAMARDMEYGGDVFALETGFEQVHVFWNR; encoded by the coding sequence ATGAGCGAACACATCAGGATCTACGTTGCCGACCTGGCCGCCTACAACGCCGGTCACCTGCATGGCGTCTGGATCGACGCCTCCCTGGAGCTGGACGACATCCAGGCGCAGGTCGACGCCATTCTGGCGGTCTCCCCGGTCGAGGGGGCGGAGGAATACGCCATCCACGACTTCGAGGGCTTCGACGGTTACCGCCTCGGCGAGTACGAGGGCCTCGAAAGCGCCCATGAGATTGCGTGTTTCATCGAGGAGTACCCCGAGTTCGGCGGCGCCCTGCTCGCTCACTTCAATGACCTGGAGCACGCGCGCAAGGCGGCCGAGGAAGATTACTGTGGCTGCCATGCCTCGCTGGCCGACTACGCTCAGGAGCTGACCGAGGAAACCACCAGCATTCCACCGCACCTGGCCATGTACATCGACTACCGCGCCATGGCCCGCGACATGGAGTACGGCGGCGACGTGTTCGCGCTGGAGACCGGCTTCGAGCAGGTGCACGTGTTCTGGAATCGCTAA
- the parA gene encoding ParA family partition ATPase has product MIVALLNQKGGVGKTTLATHIAGELALRGQNVILLDAAPQGSALDWTQRRSQQGLPRLFSAVGLARETLHQEAPELARLADHVIIDGPPRIATLARSALLAADWVLIPVQPSPYDLWASAEMVNLIREAQMFRPLLRAAFAINRRVRTTVIGCEARGALADQPLPPLQAEVRQRIVFAESVAAGRLARELAPDSAASREVSRLVDELLRWSP; this is encoded by the coding sequence ATGATCGTCGCTCTGCTCAACCAGAAAGGCGGGGTGGGCAAGACCACCCTCGCCACCCATATCGCCGGCGAACTGGCCCTGCGCGGGCAGAACGTCATCCTGCTCGATGCCGCCCCACAGGGCTCGGCGCTGGATTGGACGCAGCGGCGCAGCCAGCAGGGCTTGCCCAGGCTGTTCAGCGCCGTCGGCCTGGCGCGCGAGACGCTGCACCAGGAAGCCCCGGAGCTGGCTCGACTTGCCGATCACGTGATCATCGACGGACCACCGCGCATCGCCACCCTCGCCCGCTCGGCGTTGCTGGCGGCGGATTGGGTGTTGATCCCGGTGCAGCCCAGCCCCTACGACCTGTGGGCCAGCGCGGAGATGGTCAACCTGATCCGTGAAGCGCAGATGTTCAGGCCCTTGCTGCGCGCGGCGTTTGCCATCAACCGCCGTGTCAGAACCACGGTGATCGGCTGTGAAGCGCGCGGCGCCTTGGCCGACCAACCGCTGCCGCCGCTGCAGGCGGAAGTACGCCAGCGCATCGTCTTTGCCGAGAGCGTGGCGGCCGGTCGCCTGGCGCGTGAACTGGCGCCGGACAGCGCCGCCTCGCGCGAGGTCAGCCGCCTGGTCGACGAGCTGCTGAGGTGGTCGCCATGA